Proteins encoded together in one Penicillium digitatum chromosome 1, complete sequence window:
- a CDS encoding Cytochrome P450, which translates to MIWPWLIAVLLGLQCLRMVYRLFFHPLARFPGPKLAAATNLYGAYWTLIKGGQYTLKLPELHRRYGPIVRTYPDELHIHDVDAYNKVFSVGTKLEKTRRFYDHPLLEGSHVNMSDLESAKSRREMFAPFLSKAAVARGEPLIHATIVKFINILKEYGKDQKVVDLTRGYHSLTTDLILNYGWQRAWGALDAPDFSYPSVVYMNHFLVSTTLIRTFHGFFRFIIGFALQFPGLAKWNKTFAAGFHLHTQAHDIALESMNRPKLTGQQHPSIFDLVLQPDEKTGLPAPSIDELTAETLAFIAGGEESPANTLIHGTFNVLNNPQMKSRLQKELSSAIPDGCPMPTADKLEKLPYLRAVVKESLRISHGAPGRLPRTVPSSGATLCGCYIPPGTILSLSHYVYHTDGSIFQDPTTFKPERWLGNDFKYLDRHLVSFSRGSRGCIGIK; encoded by the exons ATGATTTGGCCGTGGCTGATAGCAGTCTTACTGGGGCTCCAATGCCTTCGTATGGTTTACAGGCTGTTTTTCCATCCCCTTGCTCGATTCCCAGGACCAAAGCTGGCTGCGGCCACGAACCTTTACGGCGCGTATTGGACGCTGATTAAAGGAGGGCAATACACTCTGAAACTTCCAGAACTTCATCGAAGATATG GGCCAATTGTCCGAACCTATCCCGACGAACTGCACATCCACGATGTGGATGCTTATAACAAAGTTTTCAGCGTCGGCACCAAATTGGAAAAGACGCGCCGCTTCTATGATCATCCTCTTTTGGAAGGATCTCACGTCAACATGTCAGACCTCGAGTCTGCCAAGTCGCGAAGAGAGATGTTTGCCCCCTTTCTCTCCAAAGCAGCCGTTGCAAGAGGCGAGCCTTTGATTCATGCCACCATCGTGAAGTTCATTAATATCTTGAAAGAATACGGCAAGGATCAAAAAGTAGTTGATCTCACAAGAGGCTATCACTCGCTGACCACCGACTTGATCTTGAACTATGGATGGCAGAGGGCATGGGGGGCGCTCGATGCGCCAGATTTTTCGTATCCAAGTGTGGTTTATATGAATCATTTTCTTGTCTCTACAACCCTTATCCGTACATTCCATGGATTTTTCAGGTTCATCATTGGTTTTGCTCTGCAATTCCCTGGTCTTGCAAAGTGGAATAAAACATTTGCTGCTGGTTTCCACCTGCACACT CAAGCCCACGACATAGCTCTGGAGTCTATGAATCGGCCTAAATTGACAGGACAACAGCATCCAAGCATATTTGACCTGGTCTTGCAGCCAGATGAAAAAACCGGACTACCAGCCCCATCCATTGATGAACTCACAGCCGAGACCCTAGCTTTTATAGCTGGAGGAGAGGAATCGCCAGCGAACACTTTGATTCACGGTACTTTCAATGTTTTAAACAACCCGCAGATGAAAAGCAGACTTCAGAAGGAGCTTTCTAGCGCAATACCCGATGGCTGCCCAATGCCAACTGCAGATAAACTTGAGAAGCTACCTTACCTG AGAGCCGTTGTGAAAGAGTCGCTTCGAATCTCTCATGGGGCCCCTGGACGACTCCCACGTACTGTACCATCATCTGGCGCCACCCTTTGCGGATGTTACATACCCCCTGGG ACCATCCTTTCTCTCAGCCACTATGTTTATCACACTGATGGCTCGATATTTCAAGATCCAACAACCTTTAAGCCTGAGCGCTGGCTTGGTAATGACTTCAAGTACCTGGACCGACACTTGG
- a CDS encoding Leucine rich repeats (2 copies) gives MKNKEGWDGKMRMEPKAVITNPEALEDSDYSDPDAPPVEEIEADEDLLADEDVNSEDIDLVHCRISSISALKLERFPKLQRLCMRQNQISRVNFPPNVAASLTELDLYDNLISHIKGLEEFHNLTSLDLSFNKIKHIKNVSHLKKLTEIFFVQNKISRIEGLEDLTRIKNLELGANKIREIENLETLTALEELWLGKNKIVEMKNLDSLSNLRIISIQSNRLTKITGLSALPKLEELYLSHNAVTDLSGLESNETLRVLDFSNNQVSHLEHLSSLKNLEELWGSNNQLASFEEVERELKDKEKLQTVYFEGNPLQLNGPAVYRNKVRLALPNIQQIDATFVRV, from the exons ATGAAGAACAAGGAGGGCTGGGACGGAAAAATGAGAATGGAGCCAAAGGCCGTTATCACAAACccggaggcgctggaggattCAGACTACTCGGATCCGGATGCACCCCCGGTCGAGGAAATTGAGGCTGATGAAG ATCTATTGGCAGATGAGGATGTTAACTCAGAG GATATTGACCTCGTACATTGCCGGATATCATCGATCTCTGCTCTTAAATTGGAACGCTTCCCCAAGCTTCAG AGACTATGCATGCGCCAGAATCAAATATCACGCGTCAACTTCCCTCCAAATGTCGCCGCCAGTCTGACCGAGCTCGATCTCTACGATAACCTCATCTCCCACATCAAGGGCCTGGAGGAGTTCCATAACTTGACAAGCTTGGATCTGAGCTTTAACAAGATCAAGCATATCAAGAATGTCTCGCATCTGAAGAAGTTGACCGAGATTTTCTTTGTGCAGAACAAAATCTCCCGCATCGAGGGCTTGGAGGACTTGACCAGAATCAAGAACTTGGAGTTGGGCGCGAATAAGATTCGG GAAATCGAAAACTTGGAAACCCTGACCGCGTTGGAAGAACTCTGGCTTGGGAAGAACAAGATCGTTGAAATGAAG AACCTGGACAGCCTCTCAAACCTCCGCATCATCTCCATCCAATCCAACCGCCTCACCAAAATCACGGGACTCTCCGCGCTCCCAAAGCTTGAAGAGCTCTACCTCTCTCACAATGCAGTAACCGACCTATCAGGACTGGAATCCAACGAGACACTGCGCGTGCTCGACTTTTCTAACAACCAGGTCTCCCATCTTGAACATCTTTCTTCACTTAAAAACCTCGAGGAGCTGTGGGGGTCGAATAACCAGCTTGCTAGCTTTGAGGAAGTTGAGCGCGAGCTCAAGGATAAGGAGAAGCTGCAGACTGTTTACTTTGAGGGTAACCCATTGCAATTGAATGGGCCGGCAGTTTATCGGAATAAGGTGCGCTTGGCGTTGCCGAATATCCAGCAGATTGATGCTA CTTTTGTCCGCGTTTAG
- a CDS encoding General stress response phosphoprotein phosphatase Psr1/2, putative: MSGESIARDSALEFPNKSPMNTSGLLGSAIPESEQGRGTDATEIQDATSVASFDPASSSAVTVDTTLTAGEGTNAPKKRHLLIPISSRRSLRANKQGSERTEEAAQDEPSRRSSKVSILRSKRDHSRASSGRSRQTQNEVNAEEGKEAANTPDDSASKPQQKKSSSKFLSFLGCCSSSDVDADDTTLPAKKTTMRPPASNRLPTPDKTEVPTGDSSTVESREPYLDEKANSTVSADQPGEEDRNVLPAVASVQADGPSADAKQPEISGQKDQTNDVAPPDHTGIVTGSVPEVKADETTHEWEGQSTSITEDLTSASTSIIPKDFGTNSQEEVTSHQEMEIPVVIPPPPPPPAPPAPSVRGQYEDAAQPLLPAPLPHLSGRKCLVLDLDETLVHSSFKVLERADFTIPVEIEGQYHNIYVIKRPGVDEFMKRVGELYEVVVFTASVSKYGDPLLDQLDIHNVVHHRLFRESCYNHQGNYVKDLSQVGRDLKETIIIDNSPTSYIFHPEHAIPISSWFSDAHDNELLDLIPVLEDLAGAQVQDVSMVLDCTL; this comes from the exons ATGAGTGGAGAGAGCATCGCGCGAGATTCAGCTCTGGAATTCCCAAACAAATCACCCATGAATACCTCCGGCCTTCTAGGCTCAGCCA TTCCTGAGTCCGAACAGGGCAGAGGCACCGATGCGACCGAGATCCAGGATGCAACTTCTGTCGCATCTTTCGACCCGGCCTCATCTTCCGCTGTAACAGTGGATACTACACTGACCGCTGGAGAAGGCACCAACGCGCCGAAGAAACGCCATTTGTTGATTCCGATCTCGTCGCGACGATCCTTGAGAGCGAACAAACAGGGGTCGGAAAGGACGGAGGAGGCAGCGCAAGATGAGCCTTCACGAAGAAGTTCCAAAGTGAGCATTCTGCGGTCAAAACGGGATCATAGCCGGGCCAGTAGTGGCCGGTCGCGCCAGACCCAAAACGAAGTGAATGCGGAGGAGGGTAAAGAGGCGGCGAACACACCCGATGACAGCGCCTCAAAGCCTCAACAGAAGAAAAGTTCATCAAAGTTCCTGTCTTTCTTGGGCTGTTGCTCCTCTTCGGATGTTGATGCAGATGACACCACCCTGCCTGCAAAGAAAACAACCATGCGGCCACCTGCCTCCAACAGGTTGCCTACTCCAGACAAGACAGAGGTTCCTACTGGTGACTCAAGCACCGTAGAATCAAGGGAGCCCTACTTAGACGAAAAAGCAAACTCCACAGTCAGCGCTGATCAGcctggagaagaagaccgcAATGTCCTGCCTGCCGTGGCTAGCGTGCAAGCTGACGGTCCTTCCGCCGATGCCAAACAACCCGAAATCTCTGGCCAGAAAGATCAGACTAATGATGTTGCCCCACCCGACCATACAGGAATTGTGACGGGATCAGTACCTGAAGTGAAAGCAGACGAAACCACCCATGAATGGGAAGGCCAGTCAACTTCAATCACCGAGGACCTCACTTCTGCATCAACGTCAATCATCCCTAAAGATTTCGGCACCAAcagccaagaagaagtcacaTCTCATCAAGAAATGGAAATCCCCGTGGTGATCCCGCCGCCGCCACCACCGCCTGCACCACCGGCCCCTTCTGTTCGAGGCCAATATGAGGACGCAGCGCAACCTTTGCTCCCTGCCCCTTTGCCGCACTTAAGTGGCCGAAAGTGCTTGGTTCTCGATCTCGATGAAACCCTAGTTCACAGCAGCTTCAAG GTCTTGGAGCGTGCCGACTTCACCATTCCAGTTGAGATTGAAGGTCAATACCACAACATCTATGTGATCAAACGTCCTGGTGTGGATGAATTCATGAAGCGCGTTGGTGAGCTTTACGAAGTGGTGGTATTTACTGCTTCAGTTTCAAAG TATGGCGACCCTTTGCTCGATCAACTGGATATTCACAACGTGGTTCATCACCGCCTATTCCGAGAGAGTTGTTATAACCACCAGGGGAACTACGTCAAG GATCTTTCACAAGTCGGTCGAGACTTGAAGGAAACAATCATCATTGACAATTCCCCCACATCCTACATCTTCCACCCTGAGCACGCGATTCCCATCAGTAGCTGGTTCTCTGACGCTCACGACAATGAGCTGCTCGATCTCATCCCTGTTCTCGAGGATCTCGCAGGGGCCCAAGTCCAAGATGTCAGCATGGTCCTGGATTGTACCCTGTAG
- a CDS encoding Peroxisomal ABC transporter (PXA1), putative, with translation MAIQLILRRPEDPLLVFYRHFSDLVRSKFHHTSKTTRLIATIALLFSIVTSGYGGYKWFRGRAKERAQGRRLLRRNSGIRGKDGSRTIYVPYKDSLTSKVLIHPTKPTTFDAHRRLFLNPPASARGKDDGLAIQIPPPTTKPGLNLAFLHQFLSLGSIMVPRWGSKETGLLMSHGLFLLMRTYLSLLIARLDGEIVRDLVAGKGKAFLWGILKWCGIGTLASYTNAMIKFLQSKVSIAFRTRLTRYIHDLYLTDNNNYYKLMNLDGGIGQGPDQFITQDLTLFCTAAASLYSSMGKPMVDLLVFNYQLYRSLGPLALSGILAGYFSTAVVLRKLSPPFGKLKAVEGKKEGDFRGLHSRLLANAEEISFYGGADTERVFLVRSFKELQRWMEGIYSLKIRYNMLEDIILKYSWSAFGYLITSLPIFLPAWGGSGGAMELADAPEGMGRERGRMKEFITNKRLMLSLADAGGRMMYSIKDISELAGYTSRIYSLIATLHRVHADAYYTPQGSHPELYSLADSQGTTHSGFDGVRLEQVPIVAPSLHPMGGDELIESLSFIVHSGDHLLISGPNGVGKSAISRIVAGLWPVYRGLVSRPRAFGLDGIMFLPQRPYLSVGTLRDQVIYPHTEVDMRETGETDAALQKILDDAHLGYLPQREGGWDACKEWKDVLSGGEKQRMGMARLFYHEPRYAFMDEGTSAVSSDVEGLLYDNAKGRGITLITISTRASLKKYHTYNLTLGLGSEGEVWELERIGTEKEKLGVEKELLELRKRLDKVDEWKQRREEIDQELQKVWTNNGEVAPPPYHEEEHSGPEVLLEVTAE, from the coding sequence ATGGCCATCCAGTTAATCCTTCGGCGCCCGGAGGATCCCCTCCTGGTATTCTATCGTCATTTCTCCGATCTTGTACGCTCCAAGTTTCATCACACATCTAAAACTACCCGCTTGATTGCAACGATAGCCCTTCTTTTCTCCATCGTCACCTCTGGCTATGGAGGCTATAAGTGGTTCCGAGGGAGAGCCAAGGAGCGAGCCCAGGGTCGCCGTCTGTTACGCCGGAACTCTGGTATCCGGGGTAAAGATGGATCCCGTACCATCTACGTGCCATACAAGGACTCCCTAACCTCCAAGGTCTTGATCCATCCTACCAAACCGACTACCTTTGACGCTCATCGACGGCTATTCCTCAATCCGCCGGCATCGGCTCGCGGCAAAGATGATGGCTTGGCAATCCAGATTCCTCCCCCTACAACTAAACCAGGTCTGAATTTGGCATTCCTGCATCAGTTCTTAAGCTTGGGTAGTATCATGGTCCCGAGATGGGGAAGCAAGGAGACTGGGTTGCTGATGAGCCACGGCCTTTTTCTCTTGATGAGAACATATCTTTCGCTGTTGATTGCACGGCTTGATGGTGAGATTGTGAGGGATCTGGTCGCTGGGAAAGGAAAGGCTTTCCTTTGGGGTATCCTCAAGTGGTGTGGAATTGGAACCCTTGCTTCGTACACCAATGCGATGATCAAATTCCTCCAATCAAAGGTGTCCATCGCCTTCCGCACTCGGTTGACCCGATATATCCACGACTTATACCTAACCGACAATAACAATTACTACAAGTTAATGAACCTAGATGGCGGAATCGGTCAAGGGCCCGATCAATTTATCACGCAGGACCTTACCCTGTTCTGCACAGCTGCCGCATCTCTGTACTCCTCAATGGGAAAGCCAATGGTGGATCTTTTGGTATTCAACTATCAACTGTACCGCTCACTCGGCCCACTTGCCCTGAGCGGCATCTTAGCCGGGTACTTCAGCACGGCCGTGGTGCTCCGGAAACTTTCACCACCATTTGGAAAGCTCAAGGCAGTAGAGGGCAAGAAGGAAGGAGATTTCCGTGGCCTGCATTCTCGACTTCTTGCCAATGCCGAAGAGATCTCGTTCTATGGAGGAGCTGATACCGAGCGGGTATTCTTAGTCAGAAGCTTCAAGGAGTTGCAACGATGGATGGAGGGGATTTACAGTCTCAAGATCCGCTACAATATGCTCGAAGACATAATCTTAAAGTATTCCTGGTCAGCATTTGGTTATTTAATAACGTCCCTGCCCATCTTCCTCCCCGCCTGGGGTGGTTCGGGTGGTGCAATGGAGTTGGCTGATGCACCCGAAGGAATGGGTCGTGAGCGTGGCCGCATGAAGGAATTCATCACCAACAAACGCCTCATGCTTTCGCTCGCCGATGCTGGTGGCCGCATGATGTACAGCATTAAGGACATATCCGAGCTCGCTGGCTACACCTCTCGCATCTACAGCCTCATTGCCACGTTGCACCGTGTCCACGCTGACGCGTATTACACCCCACAGGGCTCGCATCCCGAACTATACTCTCTTGCTGATTCCCAAGGCACCACCCACAGCGGCTTCGACGGGGTTCGCCTAGAGCAGGTTCCTATCGTCGCACCATCCCTCCACCCAATGGGCGGCGACGAACTCATCGAGTCGCTCTCATTTATCGTCCATTCGGGTGATCACCTCCTCATCTCAGGTCCGAACGGCGTAGGCAAGTCTGCCATCTCCCGAATTGTGGCTGGACTCTGGCCCGTTTACCGCGGGCTAGTTAGTCGCCCTCGAGCCTTCGGCCTCGACGGGATCATGTTTCTCCCCCAGCGGCCGTATCTCAGCGTCGGCACTCTGCGCGACCAAGTAATTTACCCTCACACAGAGGTCGACATGCGCGAAACTGGCGAGACAGACGCAGCCTTGCAGAAGATCCTCGACGACGCCCATCTCGGATATCTACCCCAACGTGAAGGCGGATGGGACGCTTGCAAGGAGTGGAAAGACGTTTTAAGCGGTGGCGAGAAGCAGCGAATGGGCATGGCACGACTCTTCTACCATGAGCCGCGGTATGCGTTCATGGACGAAGGCACTTCGGCTGTTTCCTCCGACGTCGAGGGATTGCTGTACGATAATGCCAAGGGGCGAGGTATCACACTTATCACAATTTCGACGCGGGCATCATTGAAAAAGTACCATACCTATaacctgactcttggcctGGGTTCCGAAGGCGAGGTCTGGGAGCTTGAGAGAATTGGCACtgagaaggagaagctcGGTGTTGAGAAAGAACTGCTAGAGCTGCGAAAGCGTCTAGATAAGGTGGATGAGTGGAAGCAGCGCCGCGAGGAAATTGATCAGGAGCTTCAGAAAGTTTGGACTAATAACGGTGAAGTTGCACCGCCGCCTTATCATGAAGAAGAGCACTCTGGCCCTGAGGTTCTACTTGAAGTAACTGCGGAATGA
- a CDS encoding Transcription-silencing protein Clr2, with translation MSYSEDDDPNVNVIPMEDFPSDGEMSTWPTGHYIERPDLRWRQLLAENWLKSMGTYEEGVSHIIEKLPDGYCLFQRPRGTDPSIFDPFLFGHPSGRYFQSQKTFFPHFLSLVKNELDKCKCKPCEKMKTGQGTAVQNTRRAVQPMTKERRPTDAEGPDYWRILVMKLKDEGQLDEDIEQRFNLDWALTHEWLSDYFMKLVLDPAYVPRRGELVLWIWKGLEDGCLMRNPETGLVEIFGNDNRWHGVPNWRAGVVTQTPVDEGHMVNIIENPDSSRGLSYSGFRVETLPDPLGTDKSYSVQYAYVPLRNIKPFNTWQLYLNGQGRDDIHPSIENAMTVMSSWSMVHKFHIIGKWPNARIYCKGIFIGAELLAVHDTVRLRPHGFHHDQLENGTVGKVTDVMVIENIALCLSGCVDDDHEQLAGHFTALISGKVFTTNPNRITEEGPFKGTSPVPSTTEAVTGPIPLTTEEATATFRQVGMSDYGPWYRMANGRSCNVSPHWIVGRCYEPLAAELMFGIHTLGYDVSGVMEGRQYSSQVDTRMPEGHTWFWGDCRVETLGLTEINGVECGLTAAQRKDPRKWQAIIKMSHGEVSHALRRQANIPSSGGRNFKSSSSSTPKGTSTRPKTGLAHVAQTSKLVSSAIGSAPETEDDSLEYPFEDANGLADDPVSGLGLQGGPSSGEDSDYPFA, from the exons ATGTCTTATAGcgaggatgatgaccccAATGTCAATGTTATTCCTATGGAGGACTTTCCCAGCGATGGAGAAATGAGTACCTGGCCTACAGGTCACTACATTGAACGCCCTGACTTGCGCTGGCGGCAATTACTCGCTGAAAACTGGCTCAAAAGTATGGGCACTTATGAAGAAG GTGTCAGTCATATTATTGAAAAGCTGCCCGATGGATACTGTTTATTTCAGCGACCTCGTGGGACTGATCCTAGCATC TTTGAtccttttctctttggcCATCCGAGCGGACGATATTTCCAGTCACAGAAAACTTTCTTCCCGCATTTCCTGTCCCTAGTCAAGAACGAGCTGGACAAGTGTAAGTGCAAGCCCTgtgagaagatgaagacggGCCAGGGGACCGCAGTGCAGAACACTAGACGTGCTGTGCAACCAA TGACCAAAGAGCGCCGACCCACCGATGCAGAGGGACCAGATTACTGGCGAATCTTGGTCATGAAATTGAAAGATGAGGGGCAGCTGGATGAAGACATTGAGCAGCGGTTCAATCTCGATTGGGCATTGACCCACGAATGGCTTTCCGATTACTTTATGAAACTCGTTCTGGACCCGGCTTATGTCCCTCGTCGTGGTGAGCTGGTTCTCTGGATATGGAAAGGTCTCGAGGACGGTTGCTTGATGCGAAACCCCGAGACTGGCCTCGTCGAAATATTCGGCAATGATAACAGGTGGCATGGTGTACCCAATTGGCGTGCTGGTGTGGTGACTCAAACACCAGTGGATGAAGGTCACATGGTGAACATTATTGAAAATCCGGACAGTTCACGCGGGCTAAGTTACTCTGGGTTCCGGGTGGAGACTCTTCCAGATCCCCTGGGAACTGACAAGTCTTACTCCGTCCAATATGCCTATGTTCCTTTGCGGAATATCAAACCCTTCAACACATGGCAACTCTACCTCAATGGCCAGGGGCGAGACGATATCCATCCCTCCATAGAGAATGCCATGACTGTTATGTCTTCGTGGAGCATGGTCCACAAGTTCCACATAATCGGCAAATGGCCCAATGCCAGGATCTACTGCAAAGGAATTTTCATTGGAGCCGAACTGCTTGCTGTACACGACACCGTGCGTCTGAGGCCGCATGGATTCCACCACGACCAGCTCGAAAATGGAACAGTTGGCAAAGTGACAGATGTGATGGTCATTGAAAATATCGCACTGTGCCTTTCAGGTTGTGTCGATGACGACCACGAGCAGCTAGCGGGCCACTTCACAGCCCTGATCTCCGGTAAGGTGTTCACTACCAATCCCAACCGTATTACCGAAGAAGGCCCATTCAAAGGTACAAGCCCTGTGCCATCCACCACCGAGGCAGTAACCGGTCCTATTCCACTCACCACGGAAGAAGCAACTGCTACCTTCCGCCAGGTCGGCATGAGTGACTACGGTCCCTGGTACCGTATGGCCAACGGCAGATCTTGCAATGTCTCCCCCCACTGGATCGTTGGTCGCTGCTATGAACCGCTCGCGGCAGAGCTGATGTTTGGTATCCACACCCTGGGTTATGACGTATCCGGTGTGATGGAAGGTCGCCAGTACTCGTCACAAGTTGATACGCGCATGCCTGAAGGCCATACATGGTTCTGGGGCGACTGCCGGGTGGAAACGCTCGGACTGACAGAAATCAACGGTGTGGAGTGCGGTCTTACAGCGGCACAGCGCAAAGACCCGCGCAAGTGGCAGGCGATTATCAAAATGTCGCACGGTGAGGTCAGTCATGCTCTCCGGCGCCAAGCTAACATTCCTTCCTCTGGTGGTCGAAACTTCAagtcttcgtcttcatccacTCCAAAGGGTACTAGCACACGCCCAAAGACTGGTCTTGCGCACGTTGCGCAGACGAGTAAGCTGGTCAGTTCTGCTATTGGCAGTGCGCCGGAGACTGAGGATGACTCCCTTGAGTATCCATTTGAAGATGCGAATGGATTGGCTGATGATCCAGTGTCTGGTCTGGGGCTTCAGGGAGGCCCTTCTTCTGGGGAGGACAGTGATTATCCTTTCGCATAG
- a CDS encoding Aminotransferase, class-II, pyridoxal-phosphate binding site — translation MASNTMAEAVTVSLQELVDGSVSFDTLTKAFGPSSLGIIVVKDLPSTFNDLRKKVLSNASYLAALPGPELDSLTSPESKYLVGWSCGKETLKSGHFDTLKGSYYVNCAFYQDASLDSAPADGFPDLPQYTAPNIWPSPTKLPEFRGSLESLCGLIIDTAALVAKACDRYAEANIEGYKPGYLHHVVTTSLTTKARLLHYFPGNQEDEAETEVSDDDWCATHLDHGCLTGLTSAMFLDEAASPPTLDPSSGSASAPLPELPHSPDPSAGLYIRSRTDEIVKVNIPRDCLAFQTGEALQLITRGKFMAVPHFVKGAKNSPGQKVARNTLAVFTQPNLAEEVQPGLSFAEFARGVVQKNY, via the exons ATGGCGAGCAACACGATGGCCGAGGCCGTTACTGTTAGTCTGCAGGAACTTGTAGATG GGTCTGTCTCTTTCGACACTCTAACCAAAGCCTTCGGACCGTCCTCTTTGGGCATCATCGTCGTCAAAGACCTACCCTCAACCTTCAACGACCTGCGCAAAAAGGTTCTCTCCAACGCATCTTATCTGGCAGCTCTCCCTGGACCTGAACTGG ACTCCCTCACTAGCCCAGAATCTAAATACCTGGTCGGCTGGTCTTGTGGTAAAGAAACACTGAAATCAGGCCATTTCGACACGCTCAAGGGCTCGTACTATGTGAACTGTGCCTTTTATCAGGATGCATCTCTGGACAGCGCCCCCGCAGATGGTTTCCCCGATCTACCCCAGTACACCGCGCCAAACATCTGGCCTTCACCAACCAAATTACCCGAATTCAGGGGTAGCCTGGAGTCACTATGTGGATTGATCATTGATACCGCGGCTCTCGTCGCCAAAGCATGCGATCGATATGCGGAAGCCAACATCGAAGGCTACAAGCCTGGATATCTGCACCACGTCGTGACAACCAGCTTAACGACCAAGGCACGACTGTTACATTATTTCCCCGGAAATCAGGAAGATGAGGCTGAGACTGAAGTCAGCGATGACGACTGGTGTGCCACCCACCTCGATCACGGCTGTCTGACCGGCCTGACATCGGCCATGTTCCTCGACGAAGCAGCTTCCCCTCCAACCCTCGATCCATCTTCGGGGTCTGCATCTGCCCCTCTCCCTGAACTTCCCCATTCCCCCGACCCTTCAGCTGGCCTGTATATCCGCTCGCGCACCGATGAAATCGTTAAAGTCAATATTCCTAGGGATTGTCTCGCTTTCCAGACTGGCGAGGCCTTGCAGCTGATCACGCGCGGCAAGTTCATGGCCGTGCCACATTTTGTCAAGGGGGCTAAGAACAGTCCAGGGCAGAAAGTTGCGAGGAATACTCTTGCTGTGTTTACGCAGCCGAATCTTGCGGAGGAGGTGCAGCCTGGATTGAGTTTCGCGGAGTTTGCGAGGGGTGTCGTGCAGAAGAATTATTAG